The Silene latifolia isolate original U9 population chromosome Y, ASM4854445v1, whole genome shotgun sequence sequence CTGGTAAGGTAAATATCATCTTCATTATCGTCCAAAATTCCATGGATTTTATTCCCACTCCGGAGAATGTATGGTGTGCAGTTGATACCGAAATCCTCAAGTCGAACTTCGTTCTTCGCACCTGGAAGGTACTCTGGGCAACTCACAAGTACTTTTCCTACAAAGAGATTTTTGGGCCGATGGTGGTCCTGGGCCGGAGGGTCATAGCGGATATTTTTAGAGAGTTTCAGTCGACTTTGCATGAGCTCGATTCGTTTCTCAAGTTCAGATATTTCCGATGGGGAAGTTATAGTTTTTTCCCCCCTCATCTTTTCTGCAATAGCCTCCAATCGAGCTATCATCAACTCCATAGTTTCACTCAGCTTAGTGACGGCAGTTTCCATTGCTTTTCTTCGGGGTTGAGATGGCCTTTCTTCAAGAAAAACCCTGAACCAATAAATACTCAAATCAAAATCCCCCGCACAAATAAGGACTCGACTCACAGACTTGATCATTGACTCAAACTTGACTCAAAGACAGAACTAGGCCCAGAAAATGAACTAAGTGGCTCAATTGTAAGGGGTCACATGAGATAGGGGTCTAGACCTAACCAGGGCTATGACTCGACTCAACTAActtcttgacttggacttgacatCGACTTGGTGTGGCTAACCCATGAGTGAACCAAACATGGTTCATAGGCTTATGGAAAACGTCCTAGGTGGTCTACAATGGACGTTTTTGTGGCATGACTTTGACCAAATGGTCGACACGCTTTACTTGGACCCAAGAGGTGGCTTGGGCGACCCACTAGGGTCGTGTACTTGAAACGGTTCACTTGAACTCTTAATATGACTAGACATGACACGAAACATATTCTATGCTCGAGAAAGGGGAGAAATCCTTTCATAATTGATTGAAAATGGATGATTTGATGAGATTTTAAATGGGCAGCATGTCGGCTATAAAAAGCTCATTCTGTTCGGAAAAAACCTACATCTATTTCGGCAGCATTCCGAGTTTGAAAACATGCTTGATTTAAAGACGGTTTTCGAAAAAAATGATTTCACAAAACagcttgaaattttcgaaaaagcATGGAGGATGATCACATAGCAGCACATAAGCATTCGCATATTAATCATGCATGAAcctagactcttctaagtctcggtcgGTCCTCTAATTGGGTCTATGCGAATGATCCACCttatcaaagaaagtcaagcctcCCATAAGCAGAAGTGTGCAACATGGTAAGAGCAAGTACTTAAAGATCCCGGCGGTACAATCTTGATATTTAAATCAGCATAGTGTATGTCACCTCCTAACCATTGAAATGGACCCAATGGGTGAGGTGGTCCTCTTAAAGCCTCAAATGGGTGATGCATATATGCAAAATAAATCATAGTGTTAGTCCTATTAGCCATTATTTTCCTTTTTAAGTTacaactccccagcggagtcgccaaaatgtggatgtGAGGATTTGATCATAATCCACGGGGTTGAACATCGTTTTgtagtcgccaccaaatttaaggtAATTTGGGAACCATTTTTGAAAAGAGATTTGACTTCGTCGTCGAAAGTACGTGAtgggaagttcgttaataaaacacccacccccgcccgttgcaataacgacCTCTACTTGGGACTATGATGGCTAATTGGATAAGACTACGATTGTTGTATGAGAGTGCAAAACGccattttgatcctaacatgtgagcttggtttctaatcgtttaatgcatctaatctactttgtccaagtgatttagcatgtgaggttgatTTCAGCTGTACTAACAAGCATTCACGACATGGCTTAGACGAgagtgggggagccgttggggagCTAAACAATTACAACCCAGACGATTCTCGTCGACTCGATttgcaaacaattgaattaaagatacaactcgatctaaatacaattgctagaCATGGACACACGACTCACGCTTGACACGTCTATCTAGGCGTCTTAAAAAATTTGCCAATACTGAGGCCATGGCTCACATAAGATTTTGTCTTAGCCTCATCATTGTTTTGCGTACTCACttcgatttaattaattaaatacttcaatttaagcaactaaagcaaaggttttgtaaaatcattttgactcaaaataaaggactaactTGACTCATACttaaagtacaaattacattgcttgaaatgaatcacaataattacaacgattaaataacaataacaattgaaataaaccTCAATAAttatacaaaacaaaacaaaacgaaCAAAAGTGGCACGAAGGCCGAGACAACACACGGCCATACACACGGCCAAACATGGGTGATTATGGACTATTCTAGTCATCGAGTGTCATGAATCGGATGCTATGCAGGCGCAATTCAACTAGCGAGAAATCGTCGTAAGACGAGATGAATTCATTTAAACTTTTAAAGAAATCCATTTAAAATCCTATGTCGGGTTTTGTATGACCTATTAATGTGTAATTCATTTAACATGCATTCTACATATTAATTTGGTCAAGTTATGATTTAACAATGATAAACGATACAAATAAACATACATGTATCATAAATCAAATAAAGCAAATCTAACATGTGAACTAATCTTAACTATTTCATAATTAAAACTAGAACAAGTCATTAAAAAATGTGAAAACGATCTTATTACTTAGTAATTAAAATTAGGCAAAAGCAAATCATGtgagaatgaaataaactaactaaaatttcattttaattaatttaaaacatgttattgtcataaaattaacaaactgtttcgttttataatttaaacatgatAATTTTTCTAACtaaacatgttatcgtcataaaTTGAAAGACAAGCATATGATTAACTAATCCTAACAACAATTAATCCGCATCATTAACAACAAATAATTACGAAACATTAACTAATGAAACGATAATTAACGAATAATGGAAAAAACGAGACAAAAAGAACATGGGGCCGTGACATACGCGAGAAGAAAGAGGAGAACAGAGACGGGATTTtgtgcaccctcaacttacataTTGACTTGGACACCACTCGGGATCCCGTATGCAAGTGTTTCTTAGAAGGTGCGTCTTCGACGATTGTAAAACAAATATCGAAACAatttaacaaaatcaatttcgaaaacaaaaacaatttctcgcgtaaaaggcacttcgtgcagcgattttcaaacgaagtttgtgacttcgtttcttacTCAAATTTAAATCCGAAAGATGTTCTGGAATCCTTAGACTCCAAATATTCAAAATTTAGCAAAAAACCAGAGGTAAAAACGGTTGTAAAAGGACGAGAATTGGATGAGAACTGGTGTTGTCCAGAACGCGAGAGAACACGAATAAGAGAGCAAGAGAGCAAATCGATGCTCTAATGTTCGTCTAATCTCTTGTGTGAACGTTGAGCTTTGTTTGTGGGTATGAGGGGAGTTTTGGGTTGCTTTGTTATGTGAGAACGGAAGGCAATGGCTAGGGTTTCGCGAGCTCTCAAAACCGTGTTGTTTCGTCCCCCTTTTCATTGTGTGTGGTGTTTGTTTATATAGGAAACGGGATTGGGGTGGTAGGTTTAGGTTCTTTGGCTATTATGGAGGGTTAGGGGTTGGCTTATGGAAGGGGTAAACGAATTTAGTTGAGATATGGAGTATGGAAGGATATAGTTTCGGTTTTGGAAAGGATAAAGAATAAGCTTGTGTTCGGTTTTTGTGGAGATTTCGTGAGCTGGTATGATCTGTGGAAATATCTTTCTTTACTTGGGGAGTAAGTAAGAAAAGATAGGGGAATGAGTTGGATGGGTGTCGAGGTAGAAACAGGCTCGGGTTGTCCCCTGTTTTGGCGCGGCAAAACAGGGTATGGGTTGGGGGTTGTGGGTTGTGAGTTGTAGGTTTGATGCGGATTTTGGTGTGGGTTTGAGCTAGATTGGGTGTTGGGTATGGGTCAGGATAAGTGTTGGGTTAGTGGGCTAGGTGGTGGTGTGGTCTAGGCTGGGTTGGGTGGTGGTTTGGGTGTCGGGTTGGGCTACGAAAAACAGGGGAAGGGGTGTGGTTGGGTGTCGGGTTTGGGGAAGAAAAAAGGAAGGGGATGGGTGGTGGTATAGGAGTACGAACCTGGGACCAAGGGGATGGGTTTGCACCAAAGCTATGCCCTCGAAACTCGTGCTCAAAATCGTTCAGAAATCAAgcttaaaaccgtctcaaaaaacctcgtttaaaactgcttttaaatctaatttttcaaactaaataaagcgataaaacacgaaaccgtcacatatctcatttcaaataaattgaaaataaatactttgaataataaaatatttttcgaataaattataaaagctttaaattttaaataaactcgaaaatatgaaaaccgatgaaataaatttcatttatttcgaaattatataaatttcatttaaattataaaaccgtcAAATAACGCTTGTCCCGCATCACAAAACAAAATACGCTAACAAGGTTATGTAAGTAAACATTTGtcttatcatcatcgggtgttttgtcgggatttctgtaaattccaatatcgacgaatATGGGTATCTACAGCTGTTAGTTTACGACAAAGTCGAGATTCATTCATAGTCCAATCCAAATAGGCTATAGAGTACCAGATTCAAATAAGTTTTtttactctttctttttattttattcttttattttgtcttttatttattttcactATTTTATTATATTGACTAACCTAGTTAATTTGTCCTTATAAAATTTGTATTGTCTTGTATAAAGCTGTCTTTTAACATTCTTTTTACTCaattttcgtcaaatatataatattaaaaataaatagtagaggtcgTTAGTctgatgggcggtccgggtgcctaacaccatccctgaccgtacctttaccgccgaatccgcaatctttgattcaaaccggagtgacggatcagtccccacaACAGGAATTaaaaggggccttttccgttaaagttttttttgtatgttttttttttataaaacctactggcgactgcatattatttatttatttttaaaaagaGTTTTTTTTCACGGATCTTAGGGGGCGATTCTGCTTGGGACTTAATAGGAGGGTAAGACTTaaaatttatttgtaatattatatattaacTTTTTTTCTTGGTAATGCATATGACAAAGAAGTACGGAGTATTTGTCACAAATGAAGTATTAACCTGTTAATCATATCGTgtcaaaaattcaatcaaattgGTCGTGCGCAGGGGCGGATCCAGGAATTAAAAGTATGTAGGGCTAGGTCGAAGTCGGTTCTCAGTTGTCATGTGAAGTTATATGGTTGCATGTATGTAAACTCCATGTAGTTTATTGTCGTAGCCTTGACCAATGGCAAAACCACTTTAATTAGAATTATACGATACTAATTTTTTCTTATAAAATATCCGAACAAGTTTTTAAAAAGTATTTACTCGTATAAAAATATTTTAGTTGCTTAGTAAATTAAATTAACAAACCATCTTATCTTACTATCCCGTCTTCCTTTTTGAAATACGGAGTATTCGTgtttttttaattgttaaaatgaCTAATACTAACCTTTTTGGAATTCAACTTAATGATGCAAGTATTTATCAGTAACTTTCTTTACAAACAAAGACCATATTGTTACGATTTAATTAATGCGGCAACAAAAAATAGGAAAAAACACAAGTTAAATACAAAGAGTATTGAAAGGACAAAAATAAGCAAAAATTGAGGGCAGTAGGTATCGAACCAGCGCCTAGCATAAATCTCACAACCTTATGATTGCACCTTTTACCAACTACACTACTCTATTTTGCTGAATATGTAATGAACTATAAGATATTAACTCTGAAAATGGGTTGGGTTGTAGCCCATACAGCCCAGTAGCTGGATCCGCCCCTCCTGCGTTGTGCGTACGTTATCTCCACATagagaaaagtttttttttttttttttttttgacagcaacaaATAGCATAGCTTACAACAGAGTTTCTTGAGCAAGATTATGAGCTATCCTATTCACTCCCCTAGGACAGAAGCTAAGAGAGCAACAGTGAAAACAAGACACAATAGACTTAATATCCTGGACAATGCAAGCAATAGACGCAATAGGCTTATCCGCACCGGCCACCTACAAAACCAAGACAAGACAATCCGTAACCAGTCTAACGTGAAGATACCCTTCCTCCAAGGCCCATTTTAACGCCTGGATTGCAGCCTGACCTTCAGCTTGCAGGGCAGAAGAGGCAAACAAGCGAGCATGCGCAGAAATCCTTAAAATCCCATCACCGTCCAATAAGAACCACCCCATGCAAGAACTTCTATCAGCCCTCCAAGCAGCATCACACTTAACAGTACAAACATTTCCACACGTAGGCCTCCCAACAATCCAATAGGGAAATGAGTTTCTAATTCTCTTTGCTAGACCAAAATCAGAAGAGAAGTCCAACACAGACGCTTGAAGGAGGCAAGCGTCCTTATTGCACACAGCCTCATTCATACACTCAATGTCACCAAGAATAGAATTGAGGGCACCCATAGGCCATGGGCGACGACTCCTGAAGACCATATCATTCCTGCAACACCAAATTCTCCAAAGGGTAGCGATAAGAGGAAAAAGGAGGGAGTTAGGATCTGGGCCAATTAAGAAATACTTGACCCAGTTTATGACCCAAATCCTGACATTAATATCCACCCCCCCAGTGATTCTAATTCCTAAAGGGCAGCCAAACCAAAGAGCTTTTGCAAAGCTACAATCTCTGAAAAGGTGAGAGATAGATTCCACACAAGTAGGTAAGCCTTCGCAGAGAGTACAAGAGGAACGCCAACTCATCGTGCGCTTGAGAAATTCAGACCCCACGGGAAGGGCATTagccataaatttccataaaaacaCCCTTAGTTTGTGAGAAATAGGCAACTTCCACAGCTTTGATTTGCAGAAGGCCACAATGGTAGGAGGCATTCTAGAGCGATCAGCACCCGTGGTAGGTCCATCAGATAAGGCCTTAGCAACATAGTAACCCGACTTGACAGTGTAGACACCATGCTTAGAAAATTTCCAATGGAATGAGTCATCCAAAGGTTGACACGGGATATAAGTTTCGAGGATTTTCTTTGTAACTTCCTCACCCGGATCGAAGCCAAGAGAGGAAAGATCCCATCTTCAGTGATTATCGTAAAGGTCACCTACCAAGAGCGTGGAGTCAGAAGGAACGTCAAAAGAATCTCCGCAAAGATCATGAAGACTACAACCCTCTATCCATTTACTCTTCCAAGCATTAAGTCGAGATGAAGATCCAATTGACCAAGCAATGTTATTGAAGATAAGATCGGAACCCCAGACAAGACTTTTGAGAGCCCATGACGACGCATTGGGAGCCTTCCAACGATTCTGGAATAAATTATCATCAAGGATACCAAGCTTGGGACCAATCACCATACTAATAAGACTTCCCGGATCACATAAGATTCTCCAAGCATATTTAGCAAGGAGGGCTTGGTTAAAGCAACTAATATTGCGAAGACCAAGACCCCCTTCTCCCACGGGCCTACTAAGAAAGTCTTTACTACACCAATGAATAGACTTATTAGTTCTAGTTCACCTCCACCAAAAATGCACCATCAAAGACTGAAGTTTTGATGTTACACTTACCGGTATGCGAAATACCGATAGAGAGAAAAGGGATAGTGAAGAGAGAACAGAATGAATAAGAGTCAGTTTACCAGCCGAAGAAAGAAGAATATTATTCCAAGAGGATAGCCTTCGCTTAGTTTTTTCGACAAGAAAAGTAAAAAGCTCCCTCTTAGAAGACTCAATACTCGTTGGTAAGCCAAGATAGTTACCAAGATCATGCTTAGGAGCTAGTTTAAAGTTAGTCAAGCACTTTTTGACCATCATGAGTGAGCAATTTGGACTGAAAAGAATAGAGGACTTATATTTATTAAGGCATTGTCCAGAGGCAGCACAATATTCATCGATAAGGTTCATAAGAAAGTCCATATTCTCATAGTCACCACGAAGAAAGAAGAGTGAATCATCTGCAAACAAAAGGTAGGAGATTTCCGGACCGTTCTTACATATCTTAATACCCTTAACAAGATTACCATCCTGGGCATAGAGAATCATTTGGGATAAGACTTCCGTGCACAGCGCAAAAATATAGGGGGATAAAGGATCACCTTGCCGAATCCCACAGCAAGGTTCAACATTTTCCATAGGAGCACCATTAATTAGGATTTCATAGGAAACAGTTTCAATAGTACTCATAATGAGATGAACCATAGAGTCAGGCAAATTTAAGGAAGAAAGCACCCCTCTTATGAAATTCCAGTTTAGTCTATCATATGCTTTACTCATATCAGCCTTTAATGCCATCATAGCCTTCTTGCCAGAGCTCTTATGATTGATGACGCGTGAAGAATTTCTTGGGCAATAACAATATTATCCGCAATACTTCTATTAGGAACAAAGGCACTTTGAAATGGACTAACTAGACCATCCATAACCCCTTTTAATCTATGAGCTATGCACTTTGTGACAATTTTCATTATAACATTGCAGAGGCTAATCGGCCGAAAATCCTCAACTCTCTCAGGGCAATCATTTTTTGGAATAAGGACAATAAAAGTTTTATTAAAATCCTTAAGAACAGTACCCGAGTTGAGAATAATGAGAGCTCCACTAATAACATGATTCTTAACAATAGACCAATACTTCTGGTAGAAGGCCGCAGGAATCCCGTCAGGACCCGGAGATTTTAGGGGTCCCAATTGAAAAACAGCCTGACAAACTTCATTTTTTGAGTATACACGGCCCAACTTGGCTCTCTCCTCCATGCCCACTTTACGCTTAAGACTGTCAAATAAATAACCGTAATTATTTATGTAACTTTTAAAACACTCAGGCTCAGCATCAGACTTAAAGATATTAGAGAAGTATGTATTAAACAATCCACCAATCTCCTTCATATCAAAAGTCCATTCATTAGACTCCTTCTTAATACCCAATATAAGATTAGCACCAGATCGTCCTTTAACCCAATTGAAAAAATATTTAGTGCACGTGTCACCCTCACAATTCCATTTCAATTTGGTACGTTGACGCCAATAAGTACCCGCCAAAGTAGAGAATTCCATCAGCTTTTTATGACATAACTCGTAGTTAATGGTGTCACCACCATTCTCAATATCCAAAAGAAAGGACTCCAGGTCTTGATCAAAAGCACTCCACTGTAGACCCCATTCATCTTTTTTGTTACAAGCCCAGACTCTAAAAGCGTTGTTTATACGACGTAATTTTGACAAAAGAGCATGAGAAGCATCACCCTTAACTGTCCTTCCCCAGTTATCTTTAACCAGGCCACTACATTCAGCATAATCAAAGCACCAAGCCTCACATAGAGAAAAGTTAAAACGAACACCTAAACCAGTCTTGATTGTTGTTACATATTCTCTAATTACAAACTAGTGTTGTTTCTATGCCATTTCCTTGTTCTTTCTCtaacttttttgttttttgtttttttatctcTTTACAATCTATATTTTgtttattgtatatatatataagacaaaAAGGTGTAGGCTTTCCGTAAGCCAATATTACGCCACTCTAAGCTATTCTAATGTATCCTTGGTAAAGTACGTTGTATAAttagaaggtccattcgaccgaCTAGGCCTTACACGTATTTTCAACCTCATGATGTCGTGATTTGGCAACTCGCCTGGTCCATATGACTGGGTGAGCACAAAAGCGAGATATGCTCTCGTGGTGTTTTAATGTCATGAGTACTCAATTTCCTACCCACAAACTTAACCCTATAATATATGTATCTTGTTTCTTGATATTTTCTTTAATCATAGGACTTTTTTTTAGTGATCTCATCATTAAGGCTTAGTTTGGTAAAACtgactgaaaaggtacctgaaacctgataaggtgactgaaattaaaaaggtacctgaaaagttagctgaaaattggaaaccgataaggtagctgattaattgtaaagtgtttggtaaaactaactgaaaaggtaactgatttttttgtaaaatgacataaaaggacattaataattataataaattaatttaaataaagggtaaatatgtaaagtaaaaaatttcagctacctgaaacTTTAAAAAGCTACCTGGAGTAGCTTTTCATGTCAGGTACCTgaaaagtcatttcaggtacctgaaatgactttgcCAAATAGCACTAGGTAAAACAACTACCTGGAATATTAGTCAAATCAGGttgcttggtcaaatcaggtacctgaaatgccttgCCAAACATAGCCTAATACAGAGTAGAATTAAATAGACATAAAAAAAAGTAGCTATGATTGCCATGCATGAATATACGTCTGAAAATTGCAAGTAATTTTGGTAATGCTTTGTTGTGCGTGCTTTGTGTTGtaagtagacctgtcaaacgggtcgggcgggttgGGTCTCGGATCGGgtcattcgggtcgggtcagaatacgggtcgggtcgaGTTATACGGGTCACGGATCGGGTTAGATTCAGAaaacgggtcaagaaataatttcaaATGTCttttttaaatgatttttttaatttaaaaaatattttttaaaaatgtaaatcatatttaaaattaatattttaatcatattcaacgtttacattaattatattgacataattattaaaataaagtttttgtaataattattttattattaaatattataaaagttatataaaatttgtttttgtaattttatgtaataaaaaaaatacttttttaactatttttttcaaatataatatataaatattaatattttaataaaattcttgatttacctttgacccaacgggtcgacccgttcgtgtcgggtctcgaccctaaaataacgggtcatttcgggttcgggtcaaacgggtcgcgggtcgaaaaaaccgggtttATAACCCTAAAAacgggtcgggtcgagttttcgggtcgggtcgaatTTTGACAGGTTTGAGTGTAAGATAGCCATATGCCCTAACTTGTCGAGTAACACGCGTAGTCCGTCTTTTGAAAAAAGGAGACTAGATCCTTGCATTAACTCTCAGTGTCTCCCAGTCCAACAAAAAAAAAGTATCAGTGTCTTACATGGATCGTCTAGTCTCACTAGccattaaggccctgttctttctgacttaatttcagctcacttcagttcagttcagctctattcagttcagttcagctcagttcagttcagctcagctctattcagttcagcttAGCCCAGctcagttcagtttagctcagCTCAGCTCAGTTCAGCTCCACTAAATTCAGGCCATTTCAATTTTGCACATGTTAAACTTCATAGTTTTTATTAATAgtttttaatattatttatttatttattttttattataattattattattttattagtattagtattattttattattattattattattattattattattattattattattatcattaatttattattaattaatgatcctcattattgttatcattttgaatattatagttattaaaatcaataatattcatattaataaaattattaaaattaataatattacaaataatattattattattattaatatgaatatgaatattaattattaataatatgattaataacattgttaattttaatattactattattaatacctaattgTTTTTTCATATACGGACTTTaatctttcacatacactttttcataaacGTTTTAGTTTGTacccttttcacctaaaactGAACCAAATGCTCTTGaatcaatatttttccctaaaacttaatttaattgctcaaatgatttaaaacttacaagatggattctaatttatcaaataataaattaatttacttgtttatcaattattaatattatttgttgagttttaattaatcaatcaaattttatttgttggttaaagatgaaattagggtcACTTTGtcgtttttatttatctaattaataaaattaggattgttgttgCTTCGTGGTGGCTACCTAATCACTCAAATCAGGATGATATATGGCTAGACTTTGAACAACATTCTAGCAAAGTGGTGCTatattatttcacctaataaaatTGATGATGTACTGTGGTTTatggtggctacctagttaatcacttaaattatt is a genomic window containing:
- the LOC141631265 gene encoding uncharacterized protein LOC141631265, with the translated sequence MALKADMSKAYDRLNWNFIRGVLSSLNLPDSMVHLIMSTIETVSYEILINGAPMENVEPCCGIRQGDPLSPYIFALCTEVLSQMILYAQDGNLVKGIKICKNGPEISYLLFADDSLFFLRGDYENMDFLMNLIDEYCAASGQCLNKYKSSILFSPNCSLMMVKKCLTNFKLAPKHDLGNYLGLPTSIESSKRELFTFLVEKTKRRLSSWNNILLSSAGKLTLIHSVLSSLSLFSLSVFRIPNRWKAPNASSWALKSLVWGSDLIFNNIAWSIGSSSRLNAWKSKWIEGCSLHDLCGDSFDVPSDSTLLHGVYTVKSGYYVAKALSDGPTTGADRSRMPPTIVAFCKSKLWKLPISHKLRVFLWKFMANALPVGSEFLKRTMSWRSSCTLCEGLPTCVESISHLFRDCSFAKALWFGCPLGIRITGGVDINVRIWVINWVKYFLIGPDPNSLLFPLIATLWRIWCCRNDMVFRSRRPWPMGALNSILGDIECMNEAVCNKDACLLQASVLDFSSDFGLAKRIRNSFPYWIVGRPTCGNVCTVKCDAAWRADRSSCMGWFLLDGDGILRISAHARLFASSALQAEGQAAIQALKWALEEGYLHDIKSIVSCFHCCSLSFCPRGVNRIAHNLAQETLLVFLEERPSQPRRKAMETAVTKLSETMELMIARLEAIAEKMRGEKTITSPSEISELEKRIELMQSRLKLSKNIRYDPPAQDHHRPKNLFVGKVLVSCPEYLPGAKNEVRLEDFGINCTPYILRSGNKIHGILDDNEDDIYLTRGAIVPRT